One stretch of Eretmochelys imbricata isolate rEreImb1 chromosome 1, rEreImb1.hap1, whole genome shotgun sequence DNA includes these proteins:
- the LOC144259322 gene encoding acrosin-like, which produces MTVLARWRIVIGISELSHLSDLVQIRSVHRAVLHQEYNPRKETNDIALIQLDRPVTFDDLTQPACLPSALMAVTSLSPCYISGWGSTTQNTVIAVGTADILQEAKVQLIDTATCNSSRWFNGAIASNNLCAGYEQGGIDSCQGDSGGPLMCKDEVTSRYYVIGITSWGHDCAQAHKLGLYTSTQPFLEWILENTGLLQPEEKTPEEVLPPQIVPLQPPAAATKVGPLLLPVLQEPVAPLEPPYVPPEPPYIPPEPVTPLEPPYVPPEPPYIPPEPVAPLEPPYVPPEPPYIPPEPVAPLEPPYVPPEPPYIPPEPVAPLEPPYVPPEPPYEPPETLYISPKPAILPEPGPGTSQDFKKD; this is translated from the exons atgac GGTCCTGGCTCGGTGGAGGATTGTGATTGGCATCTCAGAGCTCTCCCACCTGTCAGACTTAGTGCAGATCCGCTCAGTGCACAGGGCCGTGCTGCACCAGGAGTACAATCCACGCAAGGAGACAAATGACATCGCCCTCATCCAGCTCGACCGTCCTGTGACCTTTGATGACCTCACACAGCCGGCCTGCCTGCCCAGCGCACTCATGGCCGTCACCAGCCTCTCCCCCTGCTACATCAGTGGCTGGGGCAGCACCACCCAGAACA CTGTTATTG cgGTGGGCACTGCCGACATCCTGCAGGAGGCCAAGGTGCAGCTCATTGACACTGCGACCTGTAACAGCAGCCGCTGGTTCAACGGGGCCATCGCCAGCAACAACCTGTGTGCAGGGTACGAGCAAGGAGGCATCGACAGCTGCCAG GGGGACAGTGGGGGACCCTTAATGTGCAAAGATGAGGTCACATCCCGGTATTATGTGATTGGCATCACCAGCTGGGGCCACGACTGTGCCCAGGCCCACAAGCTGGGCCTCTACACCTCTACCCAGCCCTTTCTGGAGTGGATCCTGGAGAACACTGGGCTCCTGCAGCCCGAGGAGAAGACACCTGAGGAGGTATTGCCACCACAGATTGTGCCCCtccagcctcctgctgctgccaccaaaGTCGGgcctctcctgctccctgtcctgcaAGAGCCAGTCGCCCCGCTGGAGCCACCCTACGTACCTCCAGAGCCACCCTACATACCCCCCGAGCCAGTCACCCCCCTGGAGCCACCCTACGTACCTCCAGAGCCACCCTACATACCCCCCGAGCCAGTCGCCCCCCTGGAGCCACCCTACGTACCCCCAGAGCCACCCTACATACCTCCAGAGCCAGTCGCCCCCCTGGAGCCACCCTACGTACCCCCAGAGCCACCCTACATACCCCCCGAGCCAGTCGCCCCCCTGGAGCCACCCTACGTACCTCCAGAGCCACCCTACGAACCTCCAGAGACACTCTACATCTCCCCAAAGCCAGCCATTCTCCCAGAACCC GGGCCTGGAACCTCCCAGGATTTTAAGAAGGACTGA